In Tenacibaculum sp. 190524A02b, the genomic stretch ATCAGTTAGTGCAAATGCTGATCAATGGAATTCAGTAGGAAACCCATATACAGCCTATATGCCAATAAACACCAATGGTAATGCAAATTTTATTCAAGCCAACTTTGATAAGTTCAGTTCAGCTAATGTTGGAGTTTATATTTGGGATGTAACTCAAAATAAATATGTCGCTAAAACATTAGTAGGAGAAGCCGCTTCATTAACAGTAGGTCAAGGTTTCTTTGTAAAAACAACTAGTGGAGTATCATCAATAGATTTTAAAGAATCACAACGTATTTCAGATGCTACAGGAATAGGTGTGTTTTCAAGAAAAGCCAGAATACCTAATATTCAGGTCTTAGTCAAGCAAGGAAACATCACAGTAGATACGAATATTAAATACATGGGGAATGCTACAGAAGGTTTAGATCCAGGGTATGATGTGGGGAACTTTGGCGGTACAGCATTTGATGTGTTTACAAGATTAGTATCAGGAACAAATAGTCAAGATTTTACCCTACAATCTTTACCAAATGCCAATTATGAAGGGATGGTAATTCCATTAGGAATAAAATCAGAAGCAGGAGAAGAGGTAAATATTAGCATGAATGTTGAGAGTTTACCAACAGGAATAGAAGTGTATTTAGAGGATAGGCTACTAGGAACAGAAACCAAATTGAGTGATAAAGACGCGACTTATAAAGTGAATTTTAAAGAAAAGATAGATGGAGTAGGACGTTTTTATATCCATACCAAATCAGCTTCTTTAGATGTATCAGAAGTTAATGAAAAACCTGTGAGTATTTATGCTACTACTACCAAACATGTGATAATTGAAGGTGTTAACGGAGAAGATTTTACAGTTGAAGTATTCAACACATTAGGATCAAAAATGATAGAAAGAAATTATAAAGGAACGGGTAAAAACTCAATAAACGTAGCAGGGTTATCATCAGGAACATATATCGTAAAGTTAGTATCAGAGAAACAAACTGAAACTAAAAAAATAATTATAGAATAATATTAGATTGAACATGAAGAATGTGAATAATCAGGAAATGACAAGAAAAGATGCGTTAAAGAAAATAGGGAACTATGGTAAATATACCGCTTTAACTGCATTAGGAACGTATATGTTATTAAACCCTAAAAAAGCACAAGCTCAAAGTCCTGAAGCACCAGGAGGTGGGTTTGAATAATACATAATCAAATATATAGAAAAGCCAAAATATTTAATGTATTTTGGCTTTTTTTGTCAAAAGAATCTATATTATATTTCAGTTTTCTATTTTTGAAATAACTTAGATTCTCTAAAAATAAATCTTTTGAAAGTTAGAATATTATTGATAATAACATTGTTTTTTTTGAATATACTTCGTGCTCAAAAAATAGAAACTAAACAATTACAAGATTCTATTTTACACAGTTTTGAAGATAAGTTGAAGATAGTTAAATCTGACACCGCAAAATTAAAGGTACTATTAGAAATAAGTGAATTTCATACATATAGAGAAACGGAAAAGTCATTAAAAACATTAAATCAAGCTTTAGAGCTTTTCAATGTAATTAAAGAAAAGAAAGACTCCTCCTATCTTGGAGATATATATAGAATATCAGGTATTGCTAATAGGAGGTTAGGGAATATTGAAAAAGCGCTTGTTTTTAATCAAAAAGCCTATGAAATATACGATAAGTTAAAAGATTCTTTATATATGGCGCATGTAAACCATAACATAGCAGTTATGTATAGGAATTTTAAAGAGTATAAAAAATCAATATTCTATGGAAAAAAATCAATAACTATTAATAAAAAAATTGAACGTAATATAGGACTAGGATACAATCATAATAATATAGCACTTTCCTTTTTGGGTTTAAAAAAAATAGATTCTACACTTTATTATTTAAAAAAGGCAAGAAGCTATTTTTTAATGAGTAACTACAAAGAAGGGCTCAATAGAGTAAATATGGTGCATGCAGACATTCTTATTCGAGAAGGGAAATATACAAAAGGTTTAACTTATTATTTGGAATCTTTGAAGTATAGAGAATCACAAAATTACAAGCAAGAGATTACTTCATTATCAGTAAAATTGTCAAGAGTTTATTTAAAGCTTAAACAATATAAAACAGCAGAAAAATATATTAATAAAGCGTTGAATACAGCTCATCAAGAAAGTTATCTTAGGTACATAGGTAGTGCTTATAAAGTAAAAGCGGAAATATTAGAAGTAACAAACCGTTACAAAAAAGCTTATGAAAGTATAACATTGTATCATAA encodes the following:
- a CDS encoding ATP-binding protein; this translates as MNILRAQKIETKQLQDSILHSFEDKLKIVKSDTAKLKVLLEISEFHTYRETEKSLKTLNQALELFNVIKEKKDSSYLGDIYRISGIANRRLGNIEKALVFNQKAYEIYDKLKDSLYMAHVNHNIAVMYRNFKEYKKSIFYGKKSITINKKIERNIGLGYNHNNIALSFLGLKKIDSTLYYLKKARSYFLMSNYKEGLNRVNMVHADILIREGKYTKGLTYYLESLKYRESQNYKQEITSLSVKLSRVYLKLKQYKTAEKYINKALNTAHQESYLRYIGSAYKVKAEILEVTNRYKKAYESITLYHKYKDSIINIDNVKKIQKIELTHGFRKEKIKDSIQLVKEREVAETKVELLKAENKINKQRVVFGGLGLIIIFSLAYLIRYRKFTLEKQKLQAQFSKELINSQEEERSRLASELHDSVGQKLMLLSKQTKNQKEENLGSLADSTLEEIRSISRGLYPATFERIGITASIQSMINEVDANTNLFFTTEIDNIDKLLPKENALHLYRIIQEILSNIIKHSNAKSVSISISKKENRIETIIEDNGEGFELSEKLNSNTSLGMKTLFERSRIIKSKLFFNNRANKGTVMQLVTPISYA